One genomic segment of Trichoplusia ni isolate ovarian cell line Hi5 chromosome 5, tn1, whole genome shotgun sequence includes these proteins:
- the LOC113494078 gene encoding uncharacterized protein LOC113494078: MHSSVQDDELLRKFWELEEPSGTKRMLTEEETKCEELFKTTTTRNKDGRYVVKLPVRDTNLVDQGVESKGIAEKRLKGLEVRLARNDKLKVEYAKVIQEYLSLNHMVEVSDRDSIRGVYLPHHAVVREDRETTKVRVVFDASCKYNNGRSLNDDLMVGPALQDDLRHIIMRWRVHRICIVADIVKMYRQVLVNRQDTPLQRILWRDDPEKEIKAYELITVTFGTASAPYLAVKALQQLAADECGDNLDLAKIIVSDFYMDDLMSGAETEEDAFKIYTDITKILGKGGFELQKWKSNCQGLLNKIRDGNDEALQIKTDELTKILGLTWNARDDCFQYSLELKPIAGPATKRKIIADITRLFDPLGWLAPSIIVAKTLIQKLWLAGLQWDEEVPKNLLKEWVTYRENLASLVDIKVPRWLNTKKQVKRELYGFSDASKLAYAAVVYLRVVDDMG, translated from the coding sequence ATGCACTCCAGTGTCCAGGATGATGAATTGTTGAGGAAATTCTGGGAATTAGAGGAACCATCTGGAACAAAAAGGATGCTCACGGAGGAAGAAACCAAATGTGAAGAACTATTCAAGACAACGACGACAAGGAATAAGGACGGCAGATATGTCGTAAAGTTGCCGGTACGGGATACAAACCTGGTCGATCAAGGCGTTGAATCCAAGGGGATCGCTGAAAAAAGACTGAAAGGGTTAGAAGTAAGGTTAGCgagaaatgataaattaaaggTTGAGTACGCTAAGGTgatacaagaatatttaagtctCAATCACATGGTAGAAGTATCAGATAGGGATAGTATAAGGGGAGTTTACTTACCTCATCACGCTGTAGTCCGTGAGGATAGAGAAACAACAAAGGTGCGTGTTGTATTTGATGCTTCCTGTAAGTACAATAACGGGCGGTCACTGAACGATGATTTAATGGTTGGCCCAGCTTTGCAAGACGATCTTCGTCATATCATTATGCGCTGGAGAGTACATCGAATTTGTATAGTGGCTGATATAGTGAAAATGTACCGACAAGTTTTAGTTAATAGGCAAGATACTCCATTACAACGAATACTTTGGCGGGATGATCCTGAAAAGGAAATAAAGGCTTATGAATTGATAACGGTTACCTTCGGTACAGCCTCGGCACCATACTTAGCTGTGAAGGCTCTTCAACAGCTTGCAGCTGATGAATGCGGGGACAATTTAGATCTGGCCAAAATAATAGTAAGCGATTTCTATATGGATGATTTAATGTCAGGAGCTGAAACTGAAGAagatgcatttaaaatttatacggATATAACCAAAATTCTAGGTAAAGGCggatttgaattacaaaaatggaaaagcaaTTGTCaaggattattaaataaaattagagatGGAAATGATGAAGCGTTACAGATTAAAACAGATGAATTAACAAAAATCTTAGGACTTACCTGGAATGCGCGCGACGATTGCTTCCAATACTCCCTGGAGCTTAAGCCAATAGCTGGACctgcaacaaaaagaaaaattattgcGGATATTACACGATTGTTTGATCCACTGGGGTGGTTAGCACCAAGCATAATAGtagcaaaaacattaattcaaaaattgTGGTTAGCAGGGCTGCAGTGGGATGAAGAAGTTccaaagaatttattaaaagaatggGTTACTTACCGTGAAAACTTAGCTTCTTTAGTTGATATAAAAGTGCCACGTTGGTTGAACACGAAAAAGCAAGTAAAACGAGAATTATACGGGTTTTCAGATGCTTCTAAGTTAGCATACGCGGCGGTCGTATACCTTAGAGTAGTTGATGATATGGGTTAA
- the LOC113494079 gene encoding uncharacterized protein LOC113494079: MTVWAVVLALCVAAYSAAAGGAGDAGAGEDAARWQHLVADYTRSAAGAAGGGAAPAAGTGNVGAWGGWFPPPIPLQLPLQSEGGRSLPVLVVPVPVPVPFAAPAEPAQCPLSPQPPHTVSYNSYSAPATVPVKAAEAQGAYGPAPAYNPPPQYAQATTAPYAPSAPPFFSAEPSINETPPPPAPTRAPSRRVKTDERHARNAPKFPPVEDSRLLVEQFLAQEPKDPSLPPIVIDPVGVVSTEDYTVEELEAAQTGVPQKAPSAEVPQVEESVEVAPDPQTSAERKRLICRRRKTEPGEGEQGAPPPPPPPPPRFERSLLLRGRLTVPRADYTEPYTIWWDAASGASRVDFHGGSTSTYRMMKRDGRVQSVQISVDRTGETDIRRCMVMSPRRMTLAERALPALPDLQAFTFAGYVQRGEQRTERWRHTLSGHSGELGGARGEALTFRHELLVRRASDNFTTIPLRYAVRVDSSVLGADCDTYVHHFDEVQIKHHNSAMFNLNVADACEHVEVTDRMDIVEPLREFTMMSRDPRHDIEIDQYKKKFERVYADDTEEAVRKNVLMQSTRYTAAANRQGASFELGINFLSDRLVAERRVMLGVEQVPDSEPGEPFPHPPSELEALRGRLPRKFDWRERGAVTPVRNQLLCASCWAFATTGAVEGALFVETGRLVPLSEQALVDCSMPWGGHGCKPTWPSYAYNYIKDRGLPALDEYTPYQGKELSCRADSVPPVTRISGHVNVTKHIIAIKLAIKKYGPTVVLIDGETDSFIGIKKGGYYHDGRCRKNKANHAVLAVGWTVHRGETYFILKNSWTAGWADEGYARVRASTNTCGVLNRASHPRLRAADVQRVPAGAPAAAAPPAS; this comes from the exons ATGACAGTGTGGGCAGTCGTGCTGGCGCTCTGCGTCGCCG CGTACAGCGCGGCGGCGGGAGGCGCGGGCGATGCCGGCGCCGGCGAGGACGCCGCGCGCTGGCAGCACCTCGTCGCTG ACTACACGCGCAGTGCCGCAGGAGCTGCGGGCGGTGGCGCAGCGCCAGCTGCCGGCACCGGCAACGTCGGCGCCTGGGGGGGCTGGTTTCCCCCGCCCATCCCACTACAGCTACCACTGC AATCCGAAGGAGGGCGCTCTCTGCCGGTGCTGGTAGTGCCGGTTCCGGTGCCCGTGCCCTTCGCCGCGCCCGCTGAGCCCGCCC AGTGCCCGCTGAGCCCGCAGCCGCCGCACACGGTCAGCTACAACAGCTACAGCGCGCCCGCCACCGTTCCTGTCAAAGCCGCAGAAGCGCAAGGTGCCTATGGACCAGCTCCGGCCTACAATCCACCACCACAGTATGCTCAAGCAACAACCGCACCCTATGCGCCCTCCGCGCCCCCCTTTTTCTCAGCAGAACCGTCGATCAATGAGACGCCACCCCCGCCGGCGCCGACACGTGCCCCATCTCGTCGCGTCAAAACAGACGAGAGACATGCTAGAAATGCGCCCAAGTTTCCACCCGTCG AAGACTCTCGCCTGTTAGTAGAACAATTCCTAGCACAGGAGCCAAAAGACCCCAGCCTTCCACCCATAGTAATTGACCCTGTAGGAGTTGTCAGTACCGAAGACTATACTGTGGAGGAACTCGAAGCGGCCCAGACCGGTGTTCCTCAGAAAGCTCCTAGTGCAGAAGTGCCTCAGGTAGAAGAGTCAGTGGAAGTAGCACCGGATCCGCAAACGTCTGCCGAACGCAAGCGCCTCATATGTAGACGACGGAAGACGGAGCCGGGCGAGGGCGAGCAGGGcgcgccaccgccgccgccgccgccgccgccgcgcttcGAGCGCTCGCTGCTGCTGCGCGGTCGGCTCACTGTACCGCGCGCCGACTACACCGAGCCATACACTATATG GTGGGACGCGGCCAGCGGTGCCTCTCGTGTCGACTTCCACGGCGGCTCCACCTCCACCTACCGCATGATGAAGCGTGACGGACGCGTACAAAGCGTGCAG ATCAGTGTGGACCGCACGGGCGAGACAGACATACGACGCTGCATGGTGATGTCACCGCGCCGGATGACATTGGCAGAGCGCGCGCTGCCTGCTTTGCCTGACCTGCAGGCCTTTACCTTTGCCG GCTACGTGCAGCGCGGCGAGCAGCGCACGGAGCGCTGGCGGCACACGCTGTCGGGCCACAGCGGGGAGctgggcggcgcgcgcggggaGGCGCTCACCTTCCGCCACGAGCTGCTCGTGAGGCGCGCGTCCGACAACTTCACCACCATCCCGCTCCG GTACGCCGTCAGAGTCGACAGCTCCGTGCTGGGCGCAGACTGCGACACTTACGTGCACCATTTTGATGAGGTTCAAATAAAACACCACAACTCTGCTATGTTCAATCTGAATGTCG ctgATGCTTGTGAACATGTCGAAGTTACCGACCGCATGGATATCGTAGAGCCGCTTCGTGAGTTCACCATGATGAGTCGTGACCCACGCCACGACATTGAGATTGATCA gtataaaaagaaattcGAGCGAGTTTACGCAGACGACACAGAGGAAGCAGTACGTAAAAATGTATTGATGCAAAGCACTCGATATACGGCAGCCGCAAACCGGCAGGGTGCCAGCTTCGAACTGGGCATCAACTTCCTATCAGACAGGCTGGTGGCGGAGCGGCGCGTGATGCTGGGCGTGGAGCAGGTGCCGGACTCGGAGCCCGGCGAGCCCTTCCCGCACCCGCCCTCCGAGCTGGAGGCACTGCGCGGCCGCCTGCCGCGCAAGTTCGACTGGCGGGAGCGCGGAGCCGTCACACCTGTGCGCA ACCAGCTGTTATGTGCGTCGTGCTGGGCGTTCGCTACGACGGGCGCGGTGGAGGGCGCGCTATTCGTGGAGACGGGCCGCCTCGTGCCGCTCAGTGAGCAGGCACTCGTCGACTGCTCCATGCC GTGGGGCGGCCACGGGTGCAAGCCCACGTGGCCAAGTTACGCTTACAACTACATAAAAGATAGAGGATTACCTGCGCTCGATGAATATACTCCGTACCAAGGAAAA GAGCTGTCGTGTCGCGCGGACAGCGTGCCGCCCGTCACGCGCATCAGCGGACACGTCAACGTCACCAAACACATTATCGCTATAAAG CTCGCCATCAAGAAGTACGGACCCACAGTCGTTCTTATCGACGGTGAAACGGACTCCTTTATTGGTAtcaaaaaaggaggttattACCACGACGGTCGCTg TCGAAAGAATAAGGCGAACCACGCAGTTCTGGCGGTAGGGTGGACGGTGCACCGCGGCGAGACGTACTTCATCCTGAAGAACTCGTGGACGGCGGGCTGGGCGGACGAGGGCTACGCGCGCGTGCGCGCCTCCACCAACACCTGCGGCGTGCTGAACCGCGCGTCGCACCCGCGCCTGCGCGCCGCCGACGTGCAGCGCGTGCCCGCcggcgcgcccgccgccgccgcgcctcCCGCCTCCTAG
- the LOC113494080 gene encoding WD repeat, SAM and U-box domain-containing protein 1-like produces MEELQEPTLLQSVRAHRSEVTCVDAFGARLVTGGGDRALRLWCWLSGSGWDEVARAASAHRYGVTAARWAGGGALLASGGVDGAVRVWCGRALAARRLLAAPGAAAVRALCWPGHARLLAGHDDGALCVWHVQHGQLIARLHAHEGALHAVAAPACGLLLMTACTHGVLKVFDLAEVCRSGTGGLLSPAPLTWIDNAHDLGALCADATEDGRLVATGGQDAAVRVWRAGRGLAECGAPLEGHSAAVTALRWGGGAALLASASLDRTARLWAPLARACLHVVHAHSRYLTCVLLSHDLRYMVTGSNDKTVRMWSLGSLNIDDDLEIPCAALTHFALGDLEGIGPVEEDDALEDVNELVPPAGEEEGEEGEAEGSGSRCVWRSAVHTGAINCVATHEDLVATASSDGTARLFRWSADAAELVSLHELRSHQYPCMAAHFGVGGALLLTAGLDARACLWDVEMGVQLRSLSAPAGGGEAGEAGGGGVRDARVSSQAPPLLLLASDDGVTLVWSLATQDPRPLHVFAGHSEGVTCCAWSPDGRVAASGAASGEMRLSAPPPAPRLLHHEPVAHDLGVQSCDFAPAQSALDMPDETYLLATAGCDSLIKLWLIECKEAEQEEQGARVRLVNSVAAHGGGASCVRWGGNSEGGALLCSAGADRWARVWLASGGGAELRLLAAVPAAGAGGALAVALLATPPLLLVGSLAGELAAWQLPPEPDLADDFSDDEEATAPSFWSHVGVGRWLRENITRAPGSRMSRAAEAELLQRALDSRVTGARLLTDDIDDLLLHFGYGPELNEEEVAESKSVAEREEVRAQLRDELQWLRRPPPAPPLLSCTWPQERAAPHWLLCPVSHRLLREPARAADGYTYERATALDCFLAEGAVSPVSGRRLCNARLLPNYAVRAQLRLYLLQASA; encoded by the exons ATGGAAGAGCTGCAGGAGCCGACGTTGCTGCAGAGCGTGCGTGCGCATCGCAGCGAGGTAACGTGCGTGGACGCGTTCGGCGCGCGGCTGGTGACGGGGGGCGGGGACCGCGCGCTGCGGCTGTGGTGCTGGCTGAGCGGCAGCGGCTGGGACGAGGTGGCCCGCGCCGCGTCCGCCCACCGCTACGGCGTGACGGCGGCGCGCTgggccggcggcggcgcgctgctggCCTCGGGCGGCGTGGACGGCGCCGTGCGCGTGTGGTGCGGCCGGGCGCTGGCGGCGCGCCGCCTGCTGGCCGCGCCGGGCGCCGCCGCCGTGCGCGCGCTCTGCTGGCCCGGCCACGCGCGCCTGCTGGCAGGACACGACGACGGGGCGCTGTGCGTCTGGCATGTCCAGCACGGACAATTAATCGCTCGCTTACACGCGCATGAGGGTGCTCTGCACGCCGTAGCTGCGCCGGCTTGCGGACTTTTACTAATGACGGCATGTACGCATGGCGTACTTAAGGTGTTCGACCTCGCAG AAGTTTGTAGAAGTGGGACTGGCGGCTTATTGTCTCCGGCGCCGCTGACGTGGATCGACAACGCGCACGACCTGGGCGCGCTGTGCGCGGACGCCACGGAGGACGGGCGGCTGGTGGCTACGGGCGGGCAGGACGCGGCGGTGCGCGTGTGGCGCGCGGGCCGCGGGCTGGCGGAGTGCGGCGCGCCGCTCGAGGGGCACTCGGCCGCGGTCACGGCGCTGCGCTGGGGCGGCGGCGCTGCGCTGCTGGCCTCCGCCTCGCTGGACCGCACGGCCCGCCTGTGGGCACCGCTGGCGCGCGCCTGCTTGCACGTCGTGCACGCTCACTCGCGCTACCTTACCTGCGTACTGCTTTCACACGACCTACGCTACATGGTTACCG GCTCTAATGACAAAACTGTACGGATGTGGTCTCTGGGCTCGCTGAATATAGATGACGACCTTGAAATTCCGTGTGCTGCGCTAACTCACTTTGCTCTTGGTGATCTGGAG GGGATCGGGCCAGTGGAAGAAGACGACGCACTGGAGGACGTTAACGAACTAGTGCCACCAGCGGGGGAGGAGGAGGGAGAGGAGGGGGAGGCGGAGGGCAGCGGCTCGCGGTGCGTCTGGCGCTCCGCCGTGCACACCGGGGCCATCAACTGCGTTGCCACGCACGAAGATCTTGTAGCTACTGCTTCTAG TGACGGCACGGCGCGCTTGTTCCGCTGGAGCGCAGACGCGGCGGAACTGGTGTCGCTGCACGAGCTGCGCTCGCACCAGTACCCCTGCATGGCGGCACACTTCGGTGTGGGCGGCGCGCTGCTACTCACCGCCGGCCTGGATGCGCGCGCCTGTCTCTGGGACGTTGAG ATGGGCGTGCAGCTACGATCGCTTAGCGCtccggcgggcggcggcgaggcgggtgaggcgggcggcggcggggtGCGAGACGCGCGCGTGTCTTCGCAGGCAccgccgctgctgctgctggccTCTGATGACGGTGTCACGCTTGTCTGGAGCCTGGCCACCCAAGATCCGAGACCCCTACA CGTGTTCGCGGGACACTCGGAGGGCGTGACGTGCTGCGCGTGGTCCCCGGACGGGCGCGTGGCGGCGAGCGGCGCGGCCAGCGGCGAGATGCGCCtgagcgcgccgccgcccgcgccgcgcctgcTGCACCACGAGCCCGTCGCGCACGACCTCG GCGTACAGAGCTGCGACTTCGCGCCTGCGCAGAGCGCGCTCGATATGCCCGACGAGACGTATTTACTCGCTACCGCTGGCTGCGACTCGCTCATTAAATTATGGCTCATTGAGTGCAAAGAG GCAGAGCAAGAGGAGCAAGGGGCGCGAGTGCGACTGGTGAACTCTGTGGCGGCGCACGGCGGGGGCGCATCGTGTGTGCGCTGGGGAGGGAATTCAGAAGGGGGCGCACTGCTGTGTAGCGCGGGCGCAGACCGGTGGGCGCGCGTGTGGCTGgccagcggcggcggcgctgagCTGCGCCTGCTGGCGGCCGtgccggcggcgggcgcgggcggcgcgctggcCGTGGCGCTGCTGGCCACGCCGCCGCTGCTGCTGGTGGGCTCGCTGGCGGGCGAGCTGGCCGCCTGGCAGCTGCCGCCCGAGCCCGACCTAGCAGACGACTTCTCCGATGACGAGGAAGCCACTGCGCCCTCATTTTGGAGTCACGTGGGCGTGGGCCGTTGGCTCCGGGAGAATATTACCCGAGCGCCAG GGTCCCGCATGAGCCGCGCCGCCGAGGCGGAGCTGCTGCAGCGCGCGCTCGACTCGCGCGTCACGGGCGCGCGTCTGCTCACCGACGACATTGACGACTTGCTGCTTCATTTTGGATATG GGCCGGAGTTGAATGAGGAGGAAGTGGCAGAGAGCAAGAGTGTCGCGGAGCGCGAGGAGGTGCGCGCGCAGCTCCGCGACGAGCTGCAGTGGCTGCGccggccgccgcccgcgccgccgctg TTGTCATGCACGTGGCCGCAGGAGCGCGCGGCGCCGCACTGGCTGCTGTGCCCGGTGTCGCACCGGCTGCTGCGCGAGCCGGCGCGCGCGGCGGACGGCTACACGTACGAGCGCGCCACGGCGCTGGACTGCTTCCTGGCGGAGGGCGCCGTGTCGCCCGTGTCCGGCCGCCGCCTCTGCAACGCGCGCCTGCTGCCCAACTACGCCGTGCGCGCTCAGCTGCGCCTCTACCTGCTGCAGGCGTCCGCCTGA
- the LOC113493756 gene encoding uncharacterized protein LOC113493756, with translation MRAVPATGSRMSRAAEAELLQRALDSRVTGARLLTDDIDDLLLHFGYGPELNEEEVAESKSVAEREEVRAQLRDELQWLRRPPPAPPLVSRSHHTQISLSFYISLTYNVSKQAYILF, from the exons ATGAGAGCTGTTCCCGCGACAGGGTCCCGCATGAGCCGCGCCGCCGAGGCGGAGCTGCTGCAGCGCGCGCTCGACTCGCGCGTCACGGGCGCGCGTCTGCTCACCGACGACATTGACGACTTGCTGCTTCATTTTGGATATG GGCCGGAGTTGAATGAGGAGGAAGTGGCAGAGAGCAAGAGTGTCGCGGAGCGCGAGGAGGTGCGCGCGCAGCTCCGCGACGAGCTGCAGTGGCTGCGccggccgccgcccgcgccgccgctggTCAGCCGCTCTCACCACACTCAAATCTCACTCTCATTCTATATTTCGTTGACATACAATGTGTCTAAACAGGCCTACATCTTATTTTGA